ccttggCCAGGGCCGCCTTTTGCACCAGCAAGGCGTTCTTCTCTCGGATGGCCTCCTGCGCCTCCGCCATTTTGCTCTTGGCCAGCTCATCCCGCCTCTTCAGCCTCTGGATCTCCTTGTCAGCCTTGGCCATGCTGACGTACATCTCGCCAAAggcctgcaaaacaaaaccatgttAGTCAATCCATACAAGAATAATCCAACACAAATACACATAAAAAGGGCCTAAACACTTACATAGGCAGAGGTGAGGATCGTCTTTTGGGCCCGGTCTATGAAGGAAGAAGCTGGAGTCTTTGCCAAAGCCTCAGGGTCGCTCTTCACGCCTTCCAAGAAGACGTTCACCAAGGGCACCTCCTGCCGGTGCATAGCCAGGTTGACCTCCTTCTTCTGCTGGCGAAGCCTGCCGAAGTCAACCTTCTCTACCCCTTCAGCAAACACATCCTCCATGCCGAAGGGTAGCTTCGGCGGTGCCTGCAGATCAAAGGGCGGAAGTCTCGGCCCCGACCCCATCACATGCTGATGCGCCTCCTCTAAGGCTTTCCTCTTGCCCAGCACGTCCGCAACCcgaccctcatcatcatctctggGTCGTTTTCCAGCACTCTTCTCAGCTTTCTTGGCCCGAGACTCCCTCAGCCGCTTCTGCATCTCGGCCTCATCAATATCTACGGCCACTTTCGTGCTCCCCCTTATGATCCCAGCCactgtcaaaacaaacaaaacaattatattagTCAAACTCACAAAGGCTCAGCACACCACCAAAAAGATAACCCAGATACTTACTTCCTTGCAGCAGTCCGGACTCAAACAAATTCTTCTGCGTGACTAAGTTCCCGCACTCACGCTCAGTCTCTGATAACTGCGCCCTCACCCACTCAACCTCATCTTCTTGCTCCTTGGAGATTGGGCCCCACTTCACTGAACCTGCATCAAGAGTTAGAAACTACTTAGCCATTTACACTGGCACAGACAAAGTACAGAACCAAATATAGGAGCCAAAACAACACAATCAAGCATTAGACAATCTTAAGGGATGGGGCCAAGGACCTATAGACTGGAAGTGGGTAGGAATGTGCTGGCCAACGCTCTTCCCTGGAGGACTCTCCCAGTCCCCATAGGCCATGCACCACCTGTTCCTCCAGGACTTTTGCGTTGTGGGCTTGTGTCCAATAAAATAGCCCCTCTCCTTCGCCTTTCGGCAATTGGCCTGTACCCAGCCAAAATTCCCCTGCTGCTTCGAAATGGAGTACAGGTACATGAACTGCTCAAACGTTGGCTCCCCtaacccagccaaccaccaAGCAATATACACCCCATGAAGAAGaatccaaaagttgggattatacTGCCCCGGTGCATACCCCAACTTGGCCAACATCATCTGCACCCACGGATGAAACGGTAATCTGAAGCCGTGCCGATACATATCTGTGAAAATCATCACGGAGCCATCCGAGGGATATCTGACTACATCAGCCTCAGTGGGTAACCTCAAGCCCACATAGGCTGGCACACTAAAATCTGTCCGCAGCTGGGCCAATTTTGCTTCTGTAAGCGTATTCCGCCTCGGCAACGGGACACCGACCCGAATGTCCAAACCCTCTGAAACCGAAGCCACGGCTATACCCACAGACCCTGATGGTGATGCCTGGTTGCTTGAACCCACCTCTTGCGTTTGAGGCAAGGCTAGAACCCAGTTTGCTATGGCCTCTAACTCTATATAATTTCTctgcatctccctatatgcagTTGACCCAGAGTCTTCGGATGGTTTACCCCTCTCACCCCCAGGCCCTATCATCCTACTTTTTATAGTGCCTTCTACCAGACCCTCTGTCTCTGAACTCTCCTCTTCAGAACATATATATTGGCTGGGCTCTTTACTCTCAGTATCATCCCCACCAAAGGCAGGGGTCAGGACTTTTTCTATCAGAACTTTCAGACATCTACAAtatgcaaaaacaagaaaaaggaactaaTGCACATGCAGAGAAGATCGaaccacaacaacaaaaatttgcCAAATCTTCATGCCAGGCAAGAAttcaacatgttcatacaTATGTTCAACGTGTTCATGATGTTCATGCTCATGTTCAATGTGTTCTTCCTAGccttcaacatgttcatgcaaaacaagacatttcaattcaaaagttCAAGCGAAATAAGGTCTAACCTTGTTCGTAGCACCACGAAAGGATCGCCGGAAATCACCTCAGCCACAAGCACCACCACAAACTAATCGCCGGAAATCGCCTCTCCTCTCCTTCAAATTCTCACAACTTTTCTCACCCCAAGTGCCTTCTCCACCCCAAGTTCCTATTAAATAGCCAACGAAGGGTACCACGCCTCGATTCACGAGCAAACCCTAACACCCTTTCATCTTCCCTCCTAAATCCCTTGTACCTACACcccatttgaaattcaattttcaaaatacacaaacaaacaaaaagttgGGGAAATTTAGGggccttgccgaacggcaaggcccgtgcaaaacaaaatggagtccccaaaatttcaagtGTGCTAGCCCACTTCATAAGCCTAATCCTACTACAAGGCTAAGCTCAAATTTTTTCAAGGCACCCAAACCAATTTCACAACATACTTTAGCTGggcttgccgaacggcaagccCGGGCAACAACAAATGGGGGACTCACCTGCCAAGTATGGACGGTCTAGCTCAACCCTGACGTGCCGAAAGTCCCGCTCCTCGGACAGCACTCGGCCTCGGCTCACAATCACACCAAACCACActcttgccgaacggcaagggctgagcaaacaaaaaaatgaagctCCCAATCACCTTAACTCGAACCTGAGCAGAGCCTGCCGAAGACTCCAATCCCGAGCTCCAGCTACAGCGACTGCCGAAAGAGTCTTGCCGAACCTGCGCAGCACCTCCACAGCCCCTCGGACAGCACAGCCTCGCTGCCGCCTGCCGAAACAATTGCCAGCCCCTTCGACAGAAGCctcttgccgaacggcaagaccAGTCGCAGCTCCCCTTTGATCTCAGCCGCACTTCAACTGCACCTCGGCCAGAACCTGTCGAATCTGCACAGCACCACAGCCCCTGCCGAAACACCGCGCCTGCTGTCCTGCCGAAACAGCTGCACCGCGCCTGCTGTCTTGCCGAAACAGCTGCACCGCCCAGCTCTTCTTGCCGAAACCACCTGCCGAAGGACTTGAACGATTTGCACGGCTTCAATTTCCTCAAGCGGCCCCTGCCGATCGGTTTGCAAAGTTTGCCGAAGGACAACCCGAAGACCACTAAggacttgccgaacggcaagatcCAATCTCCAAGTTTTGTTTACTCCCAATTCCAAAGCCTACCAAAGTTGCCGAATGAACTCTGCCGAACGGCATGATGAATACTCTGTTATTTTTATACTCCCCATcccccaaaaccctagcccttCTTACCTGCCGAAGCCAACCTTGAGCCCAACTCTAGCCACTTGCCGAAGGCCCAATCCAAGAAAGCCTTCAACCtccattcaaaaaaaaaaaaaaattgtgtggctagacccttgccgaacggcaagggccatggtgGAACTATGGagagttcaaaattttcaaaacgaCCCGGCTCCCCCGAAGGCTTGGccattcaaagaaaaaatgtgTGGCTAggcccttgccgaacggcaagggccatggaggAACTATGGagagttcaaaattttcaaaacgaCCCGACTCCCCGGAAGGCCCGGCCATTCAAAGCAAAAATGTGTGGCtacacccttgccgaacggcaagggccatggcgGAACTATGGagagttcaaaattttcaaaatgacccGGCTCCTCCGAAGGCCCGGccattcaaagaaaaaatgtgtggctagacccttgccgaacggcaagggccatggactAACTATGGAGCGTccaaaaatttccaaatggcccggccattcaaaaaaaaaaaatggctagacccttgccgaacggcaagggccatggacaAATTGTGGAGAGTCCAAAATTTTCATGACCCGGCTCCTTCGAAGGCCCAgccattcaaaaaaaaaaaaaaaagggagctagacccttgccgaacggcaagggccatggaagAATTGGAGTccctccaaaattttcaaaggaCCCGGCTCCTTCTCTGGCTCCCCCACGGACCCAGCTCCCATCTTATCTGCGACATGCCCAAGTACCCAGGTACCCAGCTACCCTGTGTTGACgcaactcctagcttgccaacttgggggactagggagtGCCCTACGACTCCCAACGAAACTGGAATGCTcggttacaattacaaaaactcacaagttcccaacccagaagttacttctcgaccgcgaaattgggggactactgtttacaccataatgaaccgagcagacccaacatcaaagcgactagcaccaaggcaaccacgccttctcccatgccgaaggaagacacacttccgaggtgccagacacctgccgaagctcccagctgccaaacctaatctccaggacatgTGTCGCCATCACAACGACTtacacaaagtcccacattagaactttgtgcaaagttcccactttcacttccctataaatagggaacagtacccaggtaaaaagcagaactattctcccacttttactgttaTTCTGCCATAATTACTacctgtaactgacttaggcatcggagagccttcggccggcaccacaccggtgtccgaagcttaacgattgcttctcCCACTTTATCTTCTGCAGGTCTCTCACCAacctatttcaccaagggcctcagccctcttccttGCTGAAGACCCAGCACATCTAATCACTAAGTTTGACTCAATATTGatcgggccattttgagcatcaacacttatcatattttttttaccgtatttatacatgaaaaaatttggtaattatattatattatcatGATACAATTGAAAGGGATGTGAGAAAAGTATCCAAATTCTTTACGTCTTGGGTTCTCCGTTGTCAACTTTGTTGTCTGGATGCCAAACTATGGGCCCATGGTTATTGACCCACGCGTTTTGTGGTCCCTCCCGTTTATACTGAATTGGTGTATGCTTTTCAGATTTCTTTCAATCCATTAAAGAAATCTGTAAAAGCTTTCTAGAGCACCATCCTTTGTTTCCCATGTTCTTCATCCATCATGTATTTGACAAAGACATCCCAATAATCATTATATAAGTGAATGGTTGCACATGGActggttttgttattttgacaGCTTTACAGCTCACCACCACGTTCACTAGGCATCAGAACTGAAAAATCAGAACACTGAATCGGacgaaatgaaaaaaattagttaattaaaaaagtCAATAAATTGGCATCAAATAGGACCGAATCAATTCCAATCGATTCTGATTTTGATTTCACACTGCTCTCAAACCGGATCAATtgtgtataattttttattttttatacaaaattatttaaatccAATGCTACGTTTTGTTAGGCACCagaattgaaaaattggaacaCTAAATCGgaccaaatgaaaaaaattagttcAGCTATTGGAATATTTGTTAGCCATCATGGTGCCAAATATCCTCCGATGTTTGTAAACTATTAAAATCATTCATCCCTCTTTCTTCCATAAACAACATCATATATCTATCATCTTCCAAAATCATATATTGAATCTTGTCAGACATGGGATCATCCTAATATACATGTAATCTGACAAATTCAAGGTAacgaattatatatataaacgcCACCCTATATGATCACaaattgttattatttgaaaggattttaaattttaaaatgttttattttctgttttaatttttggctggttttttttatttattataggagttacaaattgtttaattttcagtttttattttctattcatt
The window above is part of the Prunus dulcis chromosome 1, ALMONDv2, whole genome shotgun sequence genome. Proteins encoded here:
- the LOC117614753 gene encoding uncharacterized protein LOC117614753 translates to MKLRQPMAPQMLGSPTFTTTPSKVKGAAKERRASLNAAVVTTFLAIKLVQMEPGKLGFATSATPHTACLLLLRRIMEKKQKAAPVHQSHKGGPPANSSSITWFGSVKWGPISKEQEDEVEWVRAQLSETERECGNLVTQKNLFESGLLQGMAGIIRGSTKVAVDIDEAEMQKRLRESRAKKAEKSAGKRPRDDDEGRVADVLGKRKALEEAHQHVMGSGPRLPPFDLQAPPKLPFGMEDVFAEGVEKVDFGRLRQQKKEVNLAMHRQEVPLVNVFLEGVKSDPEALAKTPASSFIDRAQKTILTSAYAFGEMYVSMAKADKEIQRLKRRDELAKSKMAEAQEAIREKNALLVQKAALAKEVEELKRSKAEEVAAARVEAIESFRSSEELKSYIMDRLVDEQLRWEDRLVRFNPSVEINFDTSGEPPAQTPPADASAPTPEAEPATEDAPSTES